The following are encoded together in the Coffea arabica cultivar ET-39 chromosome 1c, Coffea Arabica ET-39 HiFi, whole genome shotgun sequence genome:
- the LOC140006047 gene encoding uncharacterized protein: MRSTRSRSGRVPSTGAGQTSGAQQDRISEEQGSPRTQPDNEEAIAKMAEFVSHNPTIFEELGRYLKRQGKEKAESSKRRPTKSPEVPSDEDSDEGRLSRSTSRRASSKATSKLASISRAFSRGLLGKRVEDPPRRPGGLASDYMRAPPFTDDINGERVPPNFKLPNLHTYDGRGDPEDHLRAFISAFRLYCVPDAVICRAFPIFLHGTARKWFWSLEPGSISSLDELIDRFIHRFVSSRPITKTSAYLLNLQQGQGESLRSYAQRFNEENVQIPDQNEQVTLAAFTNGLVAGLFNTEIHRDYPRTLHELWERVDQGIRSEDVNRMKREAQASRTGQDARRRKDIGRGEPGPSGTSNPPRDRRSVFDRIVRGRSSTSDAELTPLNSSRSHVLAVMRQNHLGRTPPEIPGRRDRRNSSLYCAYHRDVGHETEDCNDLKREIENLIRQGHLKQFVRKDGSFGRSASHRESRGPRREDRRDTKLNCRGPEDQKGDQRPPRDGSPGYGPNIAGVINTISGGPTGGDSQSSRKRTYRQAGMDVAEPSSRLSEVITYGPRDPVPAASSNHEALVIEVLTNNYIVKKVYVDPGSSVDVLYYRTFESLKLTREQLTPVRTPLVGFGGHVVHPEGMVNLMVTIGRHPRCRTVPVSFAVVKADSPYNMLIGRPTLNALRAVYSTYHLSFKFPTPEGVAEVSSDVGAARECYLATIQAAVGTQPPPRSEEKRPAVLSIDCIDPHKAGEPSRLEPGDEVEQVVLDEAQPDQVVQVGAGLPSSLKEEVISLIKDHRDIFAWSADEVVGVPPELMTHQLNVNPQARPVRQKRRHFGPERSKAISDEVDKLLTAKMIHEVQYPTWLSNPVMVKKDTGGWRMCVDYTDLNKACPKDCYPLPRIDTLVDSAMGYEILCFLDAFKGYHQIGMSEEDQEKTAFYTDQGVYCYTTMPFGLKNAGATYQRLINRLFKNQIGRNVEAYVDDILVKSLATSSFLLDLTEVFGVLRDSRMKLNPKKCVFGVTSGKFLGYLVSHRGIEANPDKVKAIQDMSPPRNLREVQRLNGRLAALNRFLSQSAEKALPFFKVLKKSDQFAWTEECQSAFDQLKQYLHHLPTLASPRPEEKLYLYLSAADEAVSAVLIRDEGTQVPVYYVSRALRGPETRYAQVEKLVLGLVHAARRLKPYFLAHPISVRTDQPIRQILVRPEASGRLTKWAVELGEYDLSYEPRTAIKAQALADFLAELTFTEGPESTSALAEVSSSPQWTLYVDGSSNGEGSGAGLLLEGPQGEVCSYALRFGFPATNNEAEYEALIAGLQLARRLGAQQVHVRSDSQLVVRQVLGEYEAKDETMQRYLSKVHQLTAYFKSFEIQRIPRSQNKRADALSRLASTSFSDLNKTVLVEVLNEPGYVEEVACPVHSEDTWMTPIILFLSQGTLPEDRAEARKIQRKAARYALRDGELYKRSYLGPWLRCVTPEAGRHILHEIHEGLCGAHVGHRMLAKKTMLLGYFWPSLRQDAHDLVLGCPSCQVHAPEHHQPSNFMVPITSPWPFEQWGTDIIGPFPKAVGGYTFLVTAVDYFTKWVEAEPLRTISGLAIQKFFWKCIVCRFGIPQIIISDNGRQFAENPFKTWCENLGIKQHFTSVGHPQANGQAENFNRTLLHGLKTRLHRVGSSWVEELPSVLWSYRTTPRSATQETPFSLTYGAETVIPAEILTPSPRLAAYAAEVNDEERLLDLDLVEERRDLASARIASYKNTLTHYYNARVRHRRFRPGDLVLRKNSVSRAEPQGKLCPKWEGPYRVVESDPKGYCKLSYRDGSLVPSLLFGLFSAGVFIFRLFADVPSDFVLSGFVSPGILSSFFLFNLLEHLVELGQPFVEFGLDLGQVPSSLEALGLRRRGGPSSRMAEGLQAGRNLTEVQAEFNKWLSELDEVLEEVEEEETGEDAGGDEAGEDEVGGDIGKEPEDEHPGGKEAEEEAAQEGAKTGDAADTGV; encoded by the exons ATGAGATCCACGCGCTCCAGAAGTGGTCGAGTTCCCTCAACTGGGGCTGGGCAGACCTCGGGAGCCCAGCAAGATCGCATCTCTGAAGAGCAAGGGTCCCCGAGGACCCAGCCTGACAACGAGGAGGCCATCGCCAAGATGGCCGAGTTCGTATCACACAACCCTACCATTTTTGAGGAGCTAGGAAGGTACCTCAAAAGACAGGGGAAAGAAAAGGCCGAGTCTTCCAAGAGGAGGCCGACGAAGTCTCCTGAAGTGCCCTCAGATGAGGACTCGGATGAGGGGCGTCTCTCACGGAGTACCTCCAGGCGCGCCTCCTCCAAGGCGACTTCTAAGCTAGCTTCCATCTCCCGGGCGTTTTCCCGGGGACTGCTAGGGAAGCGAGTTGAGGACCCACCTCGGCGCCCCGGGGGTCTGGCTTCGGACTACATGAGGGCTCCGCCCTTCACAGATGACATCAATGGGGAAAGGGTGCCCCCGAacttcaagcttccaaacttgcacACCTATGACGGCCGAGGTGACCCCGAGGATCACCTCCGCGCCTTCATCTCCGCATTCCGACTCTACTGCGTCCCCGACGCCGTGATTTGTCGGGCTTTCCCCATTTTCCTACATGGGACTGCCCGGAAGTGGTTCTGGAGTTTGGAACCAGGGAGCATTTCCTCCCTGGATGAGCTGATAGACCGGTTCATCCACCGCTTCGTGTCGTCTCGACCAATCACGAAGACTTCAGCTTATCTCTTGAACCTTCAACAGGGTCAGGGCGAGTCTCTTCGCTCGTATGCTCAGAGGTTCAACGAGGAGAATGTGCAAATACCTGATCAGAACGAGCAGGTAACTCTCGCGGCCTTTACCAACGGGTTGGTGGCCGGACTTTTCAACACCGAAATCCATCGGGATTACCCTCGTACACTTCACGAACTCTGGGAAAGAGTGGACCAGGGAATCCGAAGTGAAGATGTGAATCGCATGAAGCGAGAAGCCCAAGCCTCTCGTACGGGACAAGATGCCCGGAGAAGGAAAGACATCGGCCGAGGTGAACCCGGCCCAAGTGGCACTTCAAACCCACCACGGGACCGCCGGAGTGTCTTTGACCGGATCGTGAGAGGAAGATCTTCCACCTCGGACGCTGAGCTAACACCGCTCAATTCCAGCCGATCTCATGTCTTGGCTGTGATGAGGCAGAACCACCTCGGCCGAACACCTCCTGAGATCCCTGGAAGAAGAGATAGGAGGAACTCCAGCCTCTACTGTGCCTACCATCGAGATGTTGGGCACGAGACCGAAGACTGCAACGATCTGAAACGAGAGATCGAAAATCTAATTCGGCAAGGACACTTGAAACAATTTGTCCGCAAAGATGGAAGCTTCGGACGAAGTGCCTCCCACCGGGAGAGCCGAGGTCCTCGCCGAGAAGACAGGCGGGACACCAAGCTCAACTGCCGAGGTCCTGAGGACCAGAAAGGGGACCAAAGGCCTCCACGCGACGGGTCACCAGGCTATGGTCCAAACATTGCCGGGGTGATCAACACCATCTCAGGTGGTCCCACGGGAGGAGACAGCCAGAGCTCCCGAAAGCGGACCTACCGCCAAGCCGGCATGGATGTggccgagccgagctcgaggCTGTCCGAGGTCATAACCTATGGTCCCCGCGACCCTGTCCCCGCTGCCTCCAGCAATCACGAGGCCCTCGTGATTGAGGTCCTCACAAACAATTATATAGTCAAGAAGGTCTACGTTGACCCCGGAAGCTCGGTAGACGTCCTGTACTACCGAACTTTCGAGAGTTTGAAGCTAACCCGGGAACAACTCACTCCGGTCAGAACTCCCCTTGTCGGCTTCGGGGGACACGTCGTCCACCCGGAAGGCATGGTGAATTTAATGGTGACTATCGGGCGTCATCCCCGTTGCCGAACTGTGCCTGTCAGCTTTGCGGTGGTCAAAGCGGACTCTCCTTACAACATGCTGATAGGCCGGCCCACGCTCAATGCCTTGAGAGCCGTATATTCTACCTACCACCTAAGCTTCAAATTTCCAACACCAGAGGGGGTGGCTGAGGTGAGCAGTGACGTGGGCGCCGCCCGAGAATGCTACCTCGCCACCATCCAAGCCGCAGTCGGAACTCAGCCCCCGCCGAGGTCAGAAGAAAAGAGGCCGGCTGTCCTCTCCATAGACTGCATCGACCCTCATAAGGCAGGAGAGCCCAGCAGGCTTGAGCCAGGGGATGAAGTGGAACAAGTGGTCTTGGATGAAGCCCAGCCTGACCAAGTGGTCCAAGTAGGGGCCGGACTCCCTTCATCCCTGAAAGAAGAAGTGATCTCCCTGATCAAGGACCACCGAGACATCTTTGCGTGGTCCGCAGATGAAGTGGTCGGAGTGCCACCCGAGCTTATGACTCACCAACTTAACGTTAACCCACAGGCCCGACCTGTGCGGCAGAAGCGAAGACACTTCGGCCCCGAACGCAGCAAGGCCATATCGGACGAGGTCGACAAGCTCTTGACGGCCAAGATGATCCACGAAGTCCAATATCCGACCTGGTTGTCCAACCCAGTCATGGTCAAAAAGGACACCGGCGGATGGAGAATGTGTGTAGACTACACCGACCTCAACAAGGCCTGTCCCAAAGACTGCTACCCCCTCCCGAGAATAGACACCCTCGTCGACTCGGCGATGGGGTACGAGATCCTTTGCTTCCTAGATGCCTTCAAAGGGTATCATCAAATAGGAATGAGTGAAGAGGACCAAGAAAAGACGGCGTTCTACACCGACCAAGGTGTTTATTGCTACACCACCATGCCATTTGGGCTAAAGAACGCCGGGGCGACCTACCAAAGGCTGATCAACCGACTCTTCAAGAATCAGATCGGCCGTAATGTGGAGGCTTATGTGGATGACATCCTCGTCAAAAGTCTCGCCACTTCATCCTTCCTGTTAGACTTGACGGAAGTCTTCGGGGTCCTGCGAGACTCGAGGATGAAGCTGAATCCCAAGAAGTGCGTCTTCGGCGTCACCTCGGGAAAATTCCTGGGGTATCTGGTTTCCCACCGGGGAATCGAAGCCAACCCCGACAAAGTCAAGGCCATTCAAGATATGTCCCCACCTCGGAACCTCCGAGAAGTCCAGAGACTGAATGGACGCCTAGCCGCACTGAACCGCTTCTTGTCCCAATCAGCTGAGAAGGCCTTGCCCTTCTTTAAAGTGCTGAAGAAGTCTGATCAGTTCGCCTGGACTGAGGAGTGTCAGTCTGCCTTCGACCAGCTGAAGCAGTACTTGCACCACCTGCCCACTCTCGCTTCACCTCGGCCCGAGGAGAAgctctacctctacctctctGCAGCCGACGAGGCTGTCAGCGCTGTGCTCATCCGAGATGAGGGCACCCAAGTGCCGGTCTACTACGTCAGCCGAGCTCTTCGCGGGCCGGAAACTCGATACGCTCAGGTGGAGAAACTGGTGCTGGGACTAGTCCATGCCGCTCGACGGTTgaagccctatttcttagcccATCCTATCTCGGTCAGGACTGACCAGCCCATTCGGCAAATATTGGTGCGACCCGAAGCTTCTGGTCGCCTCACCAAGTGGGCTGTCGAATTGGGAGAATATGACTTGTCCTACGAGCCACGCACCGCCATAAAAGCTCAAGCTTTGGCTGACTTCCTTGCTGAGCTCACCTTCACGGAAGGACCGGAGTCCACCTCAGCCTTAGCCGAGGTGTCCTCCTCACCCCAGTGGACATTGTATGTCGATGGATCCTCCAACGGAGAAGGCAGCGGAGCCGGACTTCTCCTGGAAGGACCTCAGGGAGAGGTGTGCTCCTACGCCCTCCGCTTTGGCTTTCCAGCCACCAATAATGAAGCCGAGTACGAGGCCTTAATTGCTGGACTCCAGCTGGCCCGAAGGCTCGGCGCCCAGCAAGTCCACGTCCGCAGTGACTCCCAACTTGTTGTGCGCCAAGTTCTTGGTGAATACGAGGCTAAGGATGAGACCATGCAAAGGTACCTCTCCAAAGTTCACCAACTCACCGCATACTTCAAGTCATTCGAAATCCAAAGAATCCCCCGGTCCCAGAATAAGCGAGCCGACGCCCTATCCCGGCTGGCCTCCACTTCATTCTCTGACCTCAACAAGACGGTCTTAGTGGAAGTTCTGAATGAACCAGGATATGTGGAAGAGGTGGCCTGCCCCGTCCACTCCGAAGATACTTGGATGACCCCGATCATCCTCTTCCTGAGTCAGGGAACCCTTCCCGAAGACCGGGCCGAGGCGAGGAAGATACAACGCAAGGCTGCTCGATACGCCCTCCGCGATGGAGAATTGTACAAACGCTCTTACCTCGGCCCCTGGCTGAGGTGTGTCACTCCCGAGGCCGGACGTCATATCCTCCACGAGATCCACGAAGGCCTGTGCGGAGCTCATGTCGGCCACAGGATGTTAGCCAAGAAGACTATGCTCCTTGGATACTTCTGGCCATCACTTCGGCAAGACGCCCATGACCTCGTTCTCGGCTGTCCTTCCTGCCAAGTCCACGCACCCGAGCATCACCAGCCCTCAAATTTCATGGTCCCCATCACTTCACCTTGGCCATTCGAGCAATGGGGGACAGATATCATAGGTCCTTTCCCTAAAGCGGTCGGGGGCTATACCTTCCTGGTGACGGCTGTGGACTACTTCACTAAGTGGGTCGAGGCCGAGCCACTTCGCACCATCTCGGGGCTGGCCATTCAGAAATTCTTTTGGAAATGCATTGTCTGCCGCTTTGGCATACCTCAGATCATCATCTCGGACAATGGGAGACAATTTGCCGAGAACCCATTCAAGACCTGGTGCGAGAACCTCGGCATCAAACAACACTTCACTTCGGTAGGCCACCCCCAGGCCAATGGTCAAGCAGAAAACTTCAACCGGACTCTCCTGCATGGCCTCAAGACCCGACTACACCGAGTTGGGTCATCTTGGGTGGAGGAACTCCCCAGTGTCTTGTGGTCATATCGGACCACGCCGAGGTCAGCGACTCAAGAGACCCCATTCTCCCTGACCTACGGAGCCGAGACTGTCATCCCGGCTGAGATCCTTACCCCCAGCCCTCGGCTGGCAGCCTATGCCGCCGAGGTGAACGACGAAGAGAGGCTGCTGGACCTCGACCTCGTCGAAGAACGAAGGGACCTCGCCTCCGCCCGGATAGCTTCTTATAAGAACACACTGACACACTATTACAATGCCCGGGTCAGACATCGTAGATTCCGCCCTGGAGACTTGGTTCTCAGAAAAAACTCAGTCAGCCGAGCTGAGCCTCAAGGAAAACTGTGCCCAAAATGGGAAGGCCCCTACCGAGTTGTGGAATCTGACCCTAAGGGGTATTGTAAACTGAGTTACCGAGATGGCTCATTAGTGCCGAG CCTCCTCTTCGGCCTCTTTTCCGCCGGGGTGTTCATCTTCAGGCTCTTTGCCGATGTCCCCTCCGACTTCGTCCTCTCCGGCTTCGTCTCCCCCGGCATCCTCTCCagtttcttcctcttcaacctCCTCGAGCACCTCGTCGAGCTCGGACAGCCATTTGTTGAATTCGGCCTGGACCTCGGTCAGGTTCCTTCCAGCTTGGAGGCCCTCGGCCTACGGAGACGAGGTGGACCCAGTAGCCGTATGGCCGAGGGCCTCCAAGCTGGAAGGAACCTGACCGAGGTCCAGGCCGAATTCAACAAATGGCTGTCCGAGCTCGACGAGGTGCTCGAGGaggt
- the LOC113715437 gene encoding probable myosin-binding protein 4: MAAMGNSSVRLRNHRRFMTLLTSAACEWFLIFMLFVDATLSYLLTKFAHYCNLQTPCLLCSRIEHVFGINKHGYYRSLLCCNHREEISSLVYCHNHCKLADVDTTCEDCLMSLARRNKSNSESCRFLVAKLGVDTDESGLKSLLLNKSVISDSSGPRTCSCCNKILRVKSNAQRLLEVAPVGYGASKANVKPPLPRVPGRSRFSRRDSLKRLRDKFSGPSAPCPGGSTCVDSLSHVGYTELKITSDSESEVPFSDDDDATSTSHGNNNFGAESNIQLVTRKVPKALAGDSIPVNQNCQTPEPLPSLLDQPVQLESSEANHVGHLESGAFMKHGLEELNWIQSNPKPTTSAALPELVSLDDIPQSVETDKPIAAFPQPSDLSILSELLSLNSVLSSSNVVKISEKSAEATGCSVNGNSSLAKHKIGAGFTDDCNPTMSRNVNSANKSASTNKQKPEPDVLAEPHKTNDSGRVEEALRSPSQISSSNVDLSPKDRSPRAHCDALLKSDALGSDAIDTVQMAAALERHDSDHESLDGISVKEIEGETLLERLKRQVDYDRRCMKAMFKELEEERNAAAIAANQAMAMITRLQEEKAALHMEALQYLRMMEEQAEYDMEALEKANDLLAEREKEVQDLEAEVEIYRNNILEGPEIDYHCNETSNAKAESKTGEKYHLLPVENGDIATDDSKSDNALKGSDKPRQLSNSELDFEDEKLYISLCLEKLEKKFHHISSNWVHINLANGEFAEHATKRVEDDEKLPYDTQTQISHQKGECALSLHNDLCAPNGISGGDVSAKLVQENQLLCEESDYLDVSQENLSTNGGVRKLDTFESEFIDLKSRLEALEMDRDIIKHALNSLRNGNDGLQFIQEIAYQLQELRKIEFKKRCLSIP, from the exons ATGGCTGCCATGGGGAATTCATCTGTTAGGCTGAGAAATCATCGGAGATTTATGACTCTCTTAACTTCTGCAGCTTGTGAATGGTTCCTCATATTTATGCTGTTTGTTGATGCTACTCTGTCATATTTGCTAACAAAATTTGCGCATTACTGCAATTTGCAAACACCATGTCTGCTGTGCTCTAGGATTGAGCATGTTTTTGGGATAAATAAACATGGATACTATCGGAGTTTATTATGTTGCAATCACAGAGAAGAGATATCATCTTTAGTGTACTGTCACAACCATTGTAAACTTGCTGATGTTGATACCACGTGTGAAGACTGTCTCATGTCGTTGGCTAGGAGGAACAAATCTAATTCAGAATCGTGCCGGTTTTTGGTTGCGAAACTAGGGGTAGATACTGATGAATCTGGTCTGAAGAGCCTTCTTTTGAACAAGAGTGTCATCTCTGATTCTTCAGGTCCAAGGACCTGCTCTTGTTGCAACAAGATATTAAGGGTTAAATCAAATGCTCAAAGGTTGCTCGAGGTCGCCCCAGTTGGATATGGCGCTTCTAAAGCCAATGTCAAACCTCCATTACCTCGTGTGCCAGGTCGTAGTCGTTTCAGCCGTCGTGATAGCCTGAAGAGATTAAGGGATAAGTTTTCAGGGCCATCGGCCCCTTGTCCTGGTGGGAGTACTTGTGTTGACTCTCTGTCTCACGTGGGTTACACAGAGTTGAAGATTACTTCTGATTCAGAGTCAGAGGTCCCATTTTCTGATGATGACGATGCAACTTCAACATCTCATGGAAACAATAATTTTGGGGCAGAATCTAACATCCAATTGGTTACAAGAAAAGTGCCTAAGGCACTAGCAGGTGATTCAATTCCAGTAAACCAGAATTGCCAAACTCCTGAACCATTGCCTTCACTTCTTGATCAACCCGTGCAGCTTGAATCAAGTGAGGCCAACCATGTTGGTCACTTGGAATCAGGTGCTTTTATGAAGCATGGTTTGGAAGAACTTAATTGGATACAATCCAATCCAAAGCCTACTACTTCTGCTGCATTGCCAGAGCTTGTTTCATTGGATGATATTCCCCAGTCAGTAGAGACGGACAAGCCAATTGCTGCTTTCCCACAACCTTCCGACCTGTCTATACTCTCCGAGCTTCTTTCACTTAACAGTGTTCTTTCATCATCCAATGTCGTGAAAATTTCTGAGAAGT CGGCAGAGGCAACAGGCTGCAGTGTGAATGGGAACAGCTCACTTGCTAAGCACAAAATAGGAGCAGGATTTACAGATGATTGTAATCCTACAATGTCCAGGAATGTCAACTCAGCCAACAAATCAGCTTCTACTAATAAACAAAAACCGGAACCTGATGTCCTTGCAGAGCCACATAAAACCAATGATTCTGGAAGAGTAGAAGAAGCTCTGAGATCACCTTCACAAATATCTTCGTCGAATGTGGACCTATCACCAAAAGACAGAAGTCCCAGAGCTCATTGTGATGCCCTCCTAAAAAGTGATGCTTTGGGCTCTGATGCAATAGATACGGTTCAAATGGCTGCTGCATTGGAAAGACATGATTCTGATCATGAATCTCTGGATGGAATCAGTGTCAAAGAAATTGAGGGTGAAACTCTTCTTGAAAGGTTAAAACGACAGGTTGACTATGACAGGAGATGCATGAAAGCTATGTTTAAGGAattggaagaagaaagaaatgctGCTGCAATAGCTGCAAACCAGGCAATGGCCATGATCACAAGATTGCAAGAGGAAAAGGCAGCACTACATATGGAAGCCTTGCAGTACTTAAGAATGATGGAGGAGCAGGCAGAATATGATATGGAGGCACTGGAAAAGGCTAATGATCTTCTTGctgaaagagagaaagaggtgCAAGATTTGGAAGCTGAAGTAGAGATATATAGGAATAATATTTTAGAAGGACCTGAGATAGATTATCACTGTAATGAAACCAGCAATGCTAAAGCAGAAAGCAAGACAGGTGAGAAATATCATCTGCTTCCCGTTGAAAATGGCGACATTGCCACTGATGATTCAAAATCTGACAATGCATTgaaaggaagtgataaacctagacAGTTAAGTAACTCAGAGCTGGATTTTGAGGATGAAAAACTATATATTTCGCTGTGTCTGGAAAAGTTAGAGAAGAAGTTTCATCATATTTCTAGTAATTGGGTGCATATAAACTTGGCAAATGGCGAATTTGCTGAACATGCAACCAAAAGGGTTGAGGATGATGAGAAGCTGCCTTATGATACTCAAACTCAGATAAGCCATCAAAAAGGAGAGTGTGCATTGTCATTGCATAATGATTTGTGTGCACCAAATGGAATCTCTGGGGGGGATGTGTCTGCTAAATTAGTTCAAGAAAATCAACTTCTTTGTGAAGAAAGTGATTATCTGGATGTTAGCCAGGAAAATTTATCCACAAATGGAGGTGTAAGAAAATTAGATACCTTTGAGAGTGAATTTATTGACCTTAAAAGCAGGTTGGAAGCACTTGAGATGGACCGGGATATTATCAAGCATGCTTTGAACTCACTCCGGAATGGGAATGATGGATTGCAGTTTATTCAGGAGATAGCTTATCAATTACAAGAACTACGTAAAATTGAGTTCAAGAAAAGGTGCCTATCCATCCCTTGA